AGCGCGGTCCCTCGCCTGGGTGGACACAGGTCTGCGCAGGCACACTCACCCTCCGCCCAGCCCCTCGCCTCGCCCGCAGGCCCTCGACTCCACGCCCACCCTGTCTCCTCCGCGCAGGGGGCGAGTACTTCAGCGACGAGCAGATGCGGTTTCGGGCCCCGCTGCTGTACGAGCAGTACATCGGGCAGTACCTGACCCTAGAGGAGCTCAGCGCCCGCACCCCGGCCCACCAGCCGCCCAAGCCCGGCCCCCCCGGCACTCCCGCCTGCCCGCTCTCCGACCTGCTGCTCCAGTCCTACCAGGAGCGGGAGCTGCAGCAGCGGCTGCTccagcagcaggaggaggaggaggcctgcctggaggaggaggaagaggaggaggacagCGACGAGGAAGGTGAGCGCCGGCAGTGGGGAGGCCCCGGTGTTGGCACACCCCAGCCCCAGGCTTGCGTGTCTCAGCTCCGCCGCACTAGGCTGGGCCCACCTGCGGGAGCAGACATCACATCCCGCCCCTGCCTGCCCGAGTGCCCTGGCCCTTCCGTCCTCTCCAGCATCCCTGTCCCCACTCCTCAAAGACACCAAGCAGTCCCTCACCTCCAGGCCTTCGCTCATGCCGTTCCCTCTGCCAGGAGTGCCTTCCCTTCACCACCCTTCAGGCGTCAGGTCCCGACCCTGCTCTGCGGCCTCCAGAGCACTGTATTGTCACGTGTTCGGTGTGTGCCCCGGGAAGGTAGGGACGGGGCCGCCTcggtcactgctgtgtccccagtgccgcCCAGCACGAAGGATGCAGCGCTCTGCGGAGGTGTGTTCAGCACAGTCCTCACACACCCCACCCTGGGTGTCGCCCCCTGCAGACCAGAGGCCTGGCATAGACTCGGAGGCCTGGGTCCCCGACTCAGAAGAGAGGCTGATCCTGCGGGAAGAGTTCACCAGCCGGATGCACCAGCACTTCTTGGACGGCAAGGATGGAGACTTTGACTACAGGTGCTCCCATGCCctccccgcgccccccgccccagtCCCCCAGCCCGGCACCCCACAGGACATGGGCTCTGGGGTCACACAGCCTAAGGGTTTCAGATCAGAGATCAGTGGGTGACCTTGGAGTAGCTTTGTCCATCTCCGAGCCTCAGTCCCCTCACCTGAAGGAGGGGAGTGAGCAGGGCTGACGTTCAGCTCCATATTGATAGAACACTTGAAACATTCCCATTTGGGTAGATGGTGGTGGTGGCCTGGTAGGATGCCACTGCCCCAAGCTTCCTAAGTGTCCCCCAGGACCCGGGACTCCTCATGCTGCAGGAAGTAATCCCTGGCAGGGTGATGCCTGGCGTGCAGGGGCCTGTGGTGGGTGCCCCTGCAGTGCTGGTTGTTCGTCCCTCCATTAGAACCCCAGGGATAAGATACCTGGGCCACCTGCTTTGGAAAAGGATTTTGCCATCAGGGAAAAGGACACAGGCGAGTGAAGTATCGGAAGAAAAGATAAATGGTTTTGTCAACGGAGGCAGCCTCGCCTTGTGGTCTGGAACATCAGGTGTGGTTTCAAACCCAGCCCCCATGACATATGAACAAGCAGAACCTCGGGGCCTCGTCAGTAGAATGGCGGCGGGGGCGCGGGGGGTGGTGTCATGATTGCCACAGCTACAGCAGCGCCTGGTACCAGAGCATCGCTGGTCCAGTCCGGGATCCCCAGCTCCAGAGGCGAGTCTGGCTGATCCGCTTTTACATTGACTGATCTGTGTTCCACACAAAGCAGTGAGTAGAGTCCCCGGGCTGTGGGGAGCCCTCAGTAAGGGCACCACTGCTGTCATAAAGCCAGGTGCCCACGAGGAAGTCGGCCCTGGTGTGAGGaatggggagtggtggggactgaaGCCTGTCCCCTCTCCGCGGGGCAGCTGCTGAGCTGCATTCAGCCACCAGGTGCTCAGCGCTGCTGGGTCCAGACTCTGGGGATCAAGCAGGGAACAAAACCGATGCAAGGGTTCCCTGCCCTGACGGAGTCCCACTCTGGCGAGGAAGGCAGCAAGGAGCGGAATGGAGGTGCTGGAGGTGCGAAACATCTAGTGGTGATGGGGCCAGGAAGAAAGACAAAGCAGGGTCCCGGCgttgggggtgggagcagggtgATGAGGTGGCCAGGGAAGGCTCTCTGAGCAGGTGACATTGGAGCAAAGACCTGCAGGAAGTGAGGGGTAAGCGACATAAATACCCTGGGGAAGAGCGTTCCTGGCAgggggaacagcaggtgcaagaGCCTTGAGGGGCACAGCGGAGCAGCACGGTGTGTGAGGGGTGAGGGGTAGGCGGTCTCATCAGGGGTGGCGGGCTGGATTGGACAGGGCTTCCTGCACCAAAGAGAATGTGAGGGAGCCTGGTAGGGTTTGGAGCACAGCCAGGGGTCCTCTCACAACTTGTTGCCTGGGGGCAAGGTTTCTCAGCTCCAGCACTGTGGGCCTCTGGGGCTGGGTAACGCTTTGTGCAGACTGtcctgtggggggggggtgttcagTAGCATCCCTGACGCCCACCCGCTGGATGCCAGTAGCAGCCCCCCAACTCGTAACCACCAAACTGTCTCCAGTTATCACAAATGTTCCTTGGGGGGGCAGAATcttcctggttgagaaccactgcctcaGGGCCCAGATGTGGGCCCATGTGTCACCACATCTTCTGGCTTTTTAAGAGAAACCAGAAGTTTTCATGTAAAATCTCTGCTTTGGAAAATGTTGCCTTTTGTTTGAAGCCCTGAGAGATCCAGCATAACCCAGCTGTAAGTTCGCTCCGACTTACAGCTGCCAGCGTATGGCCTTTCACTTCAgggggccccaggccccagctcctCTCCACAGAAGCGGGGAGGCTGGGGTGCAGGCAGAGCCAGCCCCtgaccgctccctccccccgcagcACCGTGGACGACAACCCTGACTTCGACAACCTGGACATAGTGGCCCGGGATGAAGAGGAGAGGTACTTCGATGAGGAGGAGCCCGAGGAGGCACCCAGCCCAGAGCTGGACGGGGACTGATGGCTGCGGccgcccaccccgccccaccccgccccccaccccagcaaggCCGCTGATGACAGGCCGGCTCAGTGACTTTCTCTAGGCGACAGCAGGGTGGCCGCCCTCTACCACCAAGCCTCGCTGGGTCTGGTCCCATCTCCGCGGCCCCCTCCCCCTTGCTCTCCGTTTCCTTCTCCCCCTGAACCCTggtgcctctctccctcctctctcctctctctctgtctttttctcaCCACCTTTCTGTCTCCTGctttctgtgtctctccctctttctccaccTCCCTCTTTTTCCCTTCTGTCTTGCTCTGTCCCCCCCTCTCTCTGTGCCCCGGCCTCTGTCCCCACAGCAGGGCGCAGGATGAACACCTTCCCCTTGACCTAGGCCAGTGGGGCCCTTTGTCGCTGGAGCTGGCCAGGTGGAACCCAGAGCGGCGCTCCGCCTCTCCCTCCGCAGCCCCGCCTCTGCTCTCCTGCCCCTCTGTGC
This region of Balaenoptera acutorostrata chromosome 19, mBalAcu1.1, whole genome shotgun sequence genomic DNA includes:
- the CCDC97 gene encoding coiled-coil domain-containing protein 97 isoform X1, with the translated sequence METVATATATATAATDPGEGCAEPSPGHWGELSWTPVPSRPQDKAEAAEGAPRALDTDLPEVEDAAVSAMLRAVAASRLPVCSQQQGEPDLTEQEKVAILGQLYHEKPLVFLERFRTGLREEHLACFGHLRGDHRADFYCAEVARQGSTRPRTLHTRLRNRRYAALRELIQGGEYFSDEQMRFRAPLLYEQYIGQYLTLEELSARTPAHQPPKPGPPGTPACPLSDLLLQSYQERELQQRLLQQQEEEEACLEEEEEEEDSDEEDQRPGIDSEAWVPDSEERLILREEFTSRMHQHFLDGKDGDFDYSTVDDNPDFDNLDIVARDEEERYFDEEEPEEAPSPELDGD